gcccggctaattttttgtattttttagtagaaacggggtttcaccgtgttggccaggatgatctcctgacctcatgatctgcccacgtcggcctccgaaagtgctgggattacaggcgtgagccactgtgcccggccccagttGCTTAATGTTTGTATACACACATGGAATTGAGATGCCCCAGGTAAAGAAACTGAGTGGGCTGTGGtttgtgcctacagtcccagctactccaaggctgaggctggaggatcacctaagcATGGGAGTTTGAGggtgtggtgagctgtgattggaccactgcactccagcctgggtgactgagacccctttttttttttttttaagagagtaaTTGAGTAGGGATTTAAGATACTTGCCTGAACTCATATAGCCCATATAAATATGGAGCTAGAATTCAAATTCAATTATGTTTTCCTTCAGGGTCACTCAGGTCTGCCCAGAACCTATCTGAACTAATATAGTGGGCAGTTATATATAGTGACCACTAATGTAGTATCATCTAGCTGTCTAGAACACTGCTACGAGCTAAGCACAAGAAGTTTCTTCTCGTGAACGAAATCTTAATTTCTCCCCAGTACACCTGGATGGAGGATGTCTGGTCTTCTACAGGTCATTCTCTAGGAATTTCGAGAGACAGCCTCCCCACTCAAGTTTCCCAGATTAAAGAGCCTCAACTCCCTTAGCCATTCACCCAAGGTCCTGATTTTCCCCCACTTCTCTCTTAGTATCTCTCAAACTGCACACTTGGCTCTGGAGCTCAGCAGAATAGGCTCGTGCTGTTACGCCTTTTCAAAGTAAGTTTAATATATAATTcacattggctgggcgcagtggctcgtgcttgtaattccaacattttgggaggctgaggtgggtacatcacttttgaggtcaggagttggagaccagcctggccaacatggtgaaaccctgtctctactaaaaatacaaaaattggtgggTTTGGTgacacacccctgtaatcccaaatactcaggaggctgaggcaaagagaatcgcttgaaccacggaggtggaggttgcagtgagccgagatcgcgccactgcactctagcctgagcgacagagcgagactctgtctcaaaaaaaataaaaggaactgaAACCAAAAGTGTCTTCTGCATCAAGCTTCAAACAAGCCCTGGAGTGAGCAAGCACTCTAGATAATGAAAGTGAACTGCGGGATAATGTGGCAAGGGCCCCTCCTCTGAAGTTGGGAACATGATCTAAGGACATCCACCTTTCTTATTATAGTCTCATTCAGGAAACAGCTTTTAAATGCATCTGCCCCGGTCGTGAATAGCTGCTGTCTCTTTGGACCTGGCTATGGATTGCCTGACCGCCTCTCTGTAcccttgttcttttcttttctttctttctttttttttttttttttttgagatagtctctttattaaaataaaataaaataaaagtagtggTAGTGATTGGTGGGAGGGTGTATGCCATCCTCTAGACCGGTGGTCAGGGAAGTCCTCTTCCATTCCACTGTTTTTGAATGGTAGTTTCTCCATGGCCCCCAGGcttagaaccttttttttttttttttttttttgcatcgaCTCAGCCCTATGAATAAGCATCTCTGGGGTAAGACTCAGGACTCTGGATTTTAAAAGTACAGTCTAGCTTGAAAGCTGCTACATggactaggcacagtggctcacgcctgtaatcccaacaatttgggaggccaaagcgggtagatcacgaggtcaggagttcgagactggcctggccaagatggtaaaactccatctctaataaaatacaaaaattagcctggcacggtggcgggcacctgcaatcccagctactcgggcggctgaggcaagagaattgcttgaacccgggaggcagaggttggagtgagccaagatcgcactgctgaactccagcctgggcaacagagcaaaactccatctcagaaaaaaaaaaaaaaaaaaaaaggaacgctGCTACATGAAAACTCCCATAAGGCAGAGGCCAGGTCTGCCTTGTATGGGTGTATCCTTGCTATGTTATGCGCTAGAGCTGCAGAGGATAAGGTGTGGCACTCAAGAAGGATGCAGAAATAACCATCACTGCTGTCAGAGTTACTGATTTCAAAGGCATTTCTGTATGACCCAAGCCTGGTGTCAAATTTTTGGTCTGTCACAGATTAGTTGTCGTGACCATAGACAAGACAGTTCACTACTCCAGACTTCAGTTTTCATCATCAATAAAGTGGGAACAGTAATATCTCTTGGGAGGATGAAATGGGATAATCTATATGTTACTATCTAACCTTGCGTAGCACACAGCTGAGGGAAAAACAACCTGTAAAATAACTTACCCCATAccacacagcttgtaagtggtGGAATTGGGCCTAATTACACAGAGAAGTGATTCTCAGGCCTAAATATCCATCAAGATCATCAGGAAAGCTTATAAAGATGCATATTCCCAGACCTCACGCCCAGAGAGTCTGGGCAGGAATCTGCATTCCTCACTGATGCCACAGGAGATTCTGATGATCTTGCTCCACAGACCTTGATCATTGTCAGGACACTCACCTATCCCCAGGAAACTGCTGGGCTGGGAAAGTAGAAACTTTGTCTTTCAAAGTTACAAGATGAGAGGAAGAAGGGTCTCTGAACCATCTGCCATCTTGGCACTCAGGAGGCTATGGTAACTTGAAGGTCAAGTGTAGCCCTACCATTTTAATTACCAAAGTAATCCACACTCAATGTAGAGAAATTGCAAGTAAAGGtataaaaagagaagagtttAGTATAATAGTTAAAAGCCCAGCCAGGTTTTGGATGAAAACAAATGTGGCCAGACgcagcggctcatacctgtaatcccatcactttggaaagacaggcaggtggatcacccaaggtcaggagctcgagaccagcctggcaaacgtggcaaaaccccatctctactaaaaatacaaaacttagctgagcatggtggcaggtgcctgtagtctcagctgctcaggaggctgaggcgggagaatcgcttgaacccgggaggtggaggttgcagtgagtcgagactgtcccactgcactccagcctgggtgacagagtgataacAAATGAATGTAAAACATTTAGTAAAGTGACTGGTAGCTAGTAAGGGTTCATTAAGTACTAGTATGACATTTATtgtaggccaaaaaaaaaaaggcccggaTGCGATCTCAGACCTCCATTCCAACAACGGGTGCTCTTTCCATGGCTGGTAGTTGCCCCCAGGATTTCTGATACTTGTGATCCATCAGTGCCTGTGAGGGGCCAGTCTTACCTCTCAGAACATACCTTCCTCTCCAAACCACACTCCAAGCAGCTGGCAGTGCCCTCGGGCATTCAGCTGGGAGGAAACAGCCCTAAGGCTGAGCTCGTGTTCAACTAGTGCTAAAAAGCTACAAACTCACAAAGACAAAATTTGTCCTACTTCCAAATCTGTCTCTCCCACTTCCAAATCTGACCCTTCATCAAGTTATTTTCCATCTCAGACCACCCAAGATGTTTATTTTAACCAGATGGATTCGCTGAGATTCAGCCAGATTCCCCGCTTCCTAAGATAAGGAAAGCCTTGTGTAAAAGCAAAAAGGGATCAAGTCTGAGTCCCAAAAATACCTTCTAGAGAAGGGCTTCCACTCTGTCTGCCAGCTTAGCTTTGTCTGATCCTAGAAAGGTAAGAGGAGGAACAGGGAGCAGGTTTCAGATGCCTGTTGAACTTCTAACTTCCCATATGACCTTGGGCTACACTGCAGGATTTGAGGACCTTTCTGACTAGAACTTTTGTGACCTCTCCCAATCCCATGCAAACATAGTGGCTCTTGGAGTTACAGTCAGAGCTTCACAATGTAATACAAACATGACCTAGAGcgggacgcagtggctcatgcctgtaataccagcactttgggaggctgaggtgggtggatcacttgaggtcaggagtttgagaccagcctggccaacatgatgaaaccctgtctctactaaaaatacaaaaattagctgggcgtagtggtgggcacctgtaatcctagctacttgggaggctgaggagaatcccttgaacctgggaggtggaggtggcagtgagccgagattgcaccactgcactccaacctgggtgacagagcgagactctgtctcaaaaaaaaaaaaaaaaagaaaagaaaagcaaacgtgacataaaaagaaaaaaatactgcctAATGAGATGCTCAATCATTACTAATCActagggaagtgcaaatcaaaaccacaatgaaaataCTACTTTGCACCTAGTAGGATGATTATTAACAACAGAAAAAGGctaagcgcagtggctcacgcctgtaacccaggGAGGattttgggcggccgaggcaggcggatcatgaggtcaggagttccagaccaatctgaccaacatggcgaaaccctgtccctactaaaaatacaaaaattaacctggcatagtggcggacacctgtaatcccaactacttgggaggctgaggcagaagaatcacttgaacccaggaggcagaggttgcagtgagccgagattgcgccattgccctccagcctgggcgacagagcaagactcctcaacaacaacaacaacaacaaaaatcatgtaTCTCcgaacccttgtgcactgctggtggaaaCGCGAAATgttgcagctgctgtggaaaacaacagttcctcaaaaaattaaaaatggaattacaatatgatctagcaattccacttctgagaatGTGCCCAAAATAACAAAGCAGGGACACGAACAGATATTTGTGCGCTCCAAtacatagcagcattattcagaatagTCAAAGTGtaagcaacccaagtgtctatcagTGGGtaaaagcaaaatgtggtatgcaCATACAACagctttaaaaggaaggaaattttaacACATGCTACAGTATGGGtaaacctggaggacataatGCTAActgaaaccagtcacaaaaggacgAATACTGTACTCATATGAGATACCCATTAGAATAGTCAAATTCCTACAGAGAAAGTAGAATGGAACTGGTTTCCAGGGACTGGGGAAATGGGAGAATGAGGAGTTatttttaatgggtacagagtttcaattttATAAGATCACAAAGTTCTGaaaaatggatggtggtgatggctgcagaacaaagtgaatgcacttaatgccactgaactatacacttaagtGTTGAAATGATAAACTTCGTTAgatatattttactaaaatttaaaaaacaatttttttttttttttgagactgagtctctctgtcacccaggctggagtgcagtggtgtgatgatcacagttcactgcagcctctacctcctgggcttaagtgagcctcccacctcagccttcaaatagttgggactacaggcgtgtaccaccatgcctggctaattgtttttttcttttcttttcttttttgtagaaatggggtctctctgtgtagcccaggctagtcttgagctcctgggttcaagtgatcctcctgtcttggcctcccaaactgctgggattacaggcatgaaccaccatgccaggcccttaaaaatatttttaatttggctgggtgtggtggctcacacctgtaatcccagcactttggaaggctaaggcaggcagattgcctgagctcagtagttcaagaccaccctgggcaacacggtgaaaccccatgtctactaaaatacaaaaaattaggcaggtgtggtggcacacacctgtaatcccatctactctcggaggctgaggcatgagaatcacttgaacctgggaggcagaggctacagtgaactgagatggtgccactgcactccagcctgggcaacagagtgaaactctgtctccaaaataaatacataaataaataatatgtttaatttaaaaaagaatgggctgggcatggtggctcatgcctgtaatcccaggactttggggggctcaggcgggtggatcacctgaggtcaggggttcaagaccagcctggccaaacatggtgaaaccccatctctactaaaaatacaaaaaaaattacccagacgtggtggtgggcgcctgtaattccagctactcaggaggctgagtcaggagaattgcttgaacctgggaggtggaggttgcagtgagccaagatcatgccactgcacaccagcttgggcaacaagaatgagactctttctcaaacaacaacaacaaaaagaactttTGAATCCAGTTTTCTGCATCTTCAGTGCCCTCACCAACTCTCACCTAAATGACTTTAGTAGACTTTTAACTAGTCCCCCATTCATTCTGATCCAGTCCTCCAAATAGCAGCAAGCATGATCCTTCTAAGATGCAAACCTGATGGCTTCCCCTACCCCTGGGATAAGAAGCAAGCTCTTCAGCATGATTTTCCCCTGTGCTTCCCCTCTGGTGGCTTCATTCCTTACCATTAGCCCACACGGTTTCATTTTCCTGAATGTTctctcccaccttcacctccctcttttccttctaaTCTCTTCCTTCAGAGTTTAGCCTTCCCTAATCCCCCCAGATCAGGTTCCCCATTATATATCTTCACCAGGAGGAGACCTGGCAGAGTGAAAACTTACCTTTAGGCCAAAGGTTAGTCATTCTTCCTTCGTTCCGTGACAGATTCATTAGTTTGTCTTCTGAACTACATGCTAGCAGGGAGTCTGTAAAAGAGGTATTGTAACAATGGTACACTTCCAAACAAGTCAGTTTGGAAGCTCTTGGCCCCCTGAAGTTTCCCTGAAAATCAGTAATACGAGGCAGATTGATTaccaggagaaaaggcatacaatttGATTTAACACGTATACACAGGagtcttcagaatgaagacccagcTCCCCAACTCCCCAGTAAGGTAcagaagcttcttttttttttagatggagttttgctcttgttgcccaagttggagtgcaatggcatgatcttggctcactgcaacctccgtctcccaggttcaagtgattctcctgcctcagcctcctgagtagctgggattacaggtgcacgccaccatgtttggctaattttttgtaagtttagtagagatggggtttctccatgttggtcaggctggtctcgaactcctaacctcaggtgatccacccgcctcggcctcccaaagtgctggcattacaggtgtgagccactgcacccagccaggtacAGAAGTTTCTGTActatcttgaggttacagaaagaatggggaCTTGGATCCTGGTAGAACAGGTTATGGGAAGGGGGAGCACAGGAATTTTATTGAGGGACAACAAATGATTATTAGGAAGAATGGATGAGAAACAGAAGTTAAGTTGTAAACAGTTATCTTTggaatttaaatcatttttggaGACAGTCACTACCTTGAAAAGGATCTGTTCAGGTGTGGTTACACTGTCTTATCTTCTGCAATAGAAAGTGATATAACAGGGAAAGGAACAAGAACTCTTCTCCTTGGTGGGTCAGTCATATCTTTATGTAGATAGGGGAAAAGTCTCTTCCAGCCCCCTGATCTCTAAAGGTTTTCAATTTCAGATATTCATTATGctaggcacagtgggtcatgcctgtaatcccaacacactgggaggctgagatgggaggattgcttgagcccaggagttcaagaccagcctaggcaacatagtgagaccctgtctctacagaaaattaaaaaaaaaaagaaaaagaaaaaacatggcagggcgtggtggctaatgcctgtaatcccagccctttgggaggccaaggcaggcagatcacttgaggtcaggaatttgagaccagcctggacaagatggcaaaaccccatctctactgaaaaatacaaaaattagccaggtgtggtggcacgcacctgtaatcccagcttctggggagactGAGTCAATAGAActtgttgaacctgggaggcagaggttgcagtgagctgagatcatgccactgcactccagcttgggcaacagagtgagactctgtctcaaaaaataataataataatcaaaataaataaataaataaacttagccaggcgtggtggcatgtgcctgtgcctgtggctccagctacttgggaagttgagatgggaagatcatttgagcccaggagatcaaaggtgcagtgagccctgatcatgccactgcatttgagcatgggcaacggagcgagaccctgtcttagaaactaaactaaaatagTCATTATATGAGGGAGCCATATTTTGGggcaaaatattttgatttccttcaacTGGCTAAGCTTTACCATTTCATATGGGAGGGAAACTGGATCAGAAAAGAGGCAGGGCTGAAAAGAACAAGACCCATGGGGAAACTTAGGACAAAAGGTGTGCACCCATACAACGTATACGGCCCTTCCACCAGTTCCAGACAGTAATGTGATCGCAGTATGTTTCACCTTGGGGGTCCAGCCCCACTTAATCTACTGAAACAATGTCAGGGTAGGCTTGGGGTGGAAAACAGCAGCTATGGTATTCTGGAAAAGCTCTCTAGgaggttcttttgtttgttttttgttgtttttgagaccaagtcttgctctgttgccaaggctggagtacaatggcgtgatcttggctcactgcaacctccgcctccaaggttcaaacaattctcatgcctcgagcctcctgagaagctgggattacgggtccccaccaccacgcctggctagtttttttgtttgtttgtttgttttttttttgtatttttagtacagacggggtttcaaccgtgttggctaggctggtctcgaactcctgacctgaagtgatccacccacctcggccttccaaagtgctgggattacaggagtgagccactgcgcctggcctccctACGAAGTTCTATTACTCACGAAAAGTGAAGAATTACAGGTGAATGTTGATAGGTATGCAAAAGATGTTCTGACCTCATTGATACTCTTTAAGCTTTAAAGTTTAACCGTTAAGAGCAcagattttggagtcagacacaCCCAGGTCCAGATACATTACTTGCCTCTATAAATCCACTGTCCAGAGGCCGGGTgaggaggctcatgcctgtaatcctagcactttgggagtccaagatgggcggattgcctgagctcaggagttcgagaccagcctgggcaacatggtgaaacccccctctctactaaaatacaaaacaaaatcagtggagcgtggtggcgggcgcctataatcccagctacgtgggacgctgaggcacgagaatcgcttgaacctgggaggtggatgttgcagtgagcggagaccgtgccatctcaaaaaaaaaaaaaaaatccactgtcCAGAAGGGATGTGCCTTGGTCTCTGGACTTACCAACACAGTGCGCCTGgcatcacctggagggcttgttcaAACATCGGAAGGAGCCCCGTCCCCAGGGGTTCTGAGTCAGTAGGTATGGAATGGGGGCCGAGAACCTGCCACCCTATCCAGTTCCCAGGCGATGCGGCCGCTGCTGCTCTGGAAGCTCATTTTGTGAAGCACTGACGCAGCACATGGTGAGGACGCTGTATGTGAACACTCAGATATTCTGACACCTAACCCAATTCTTGTATTTGCCGCTCAGGAGTCCCCGGTTGAGTCCACCTTGCTATACGGCTTCAGAAACTCATTTCCTCTTTTGGGGTCTCAGGGCTCTCGTATGCCAAAAGAGTGTGCTGGGCAAGATGAGATGCTTAGTTATTACAGAAGAGTTAACATCTTGAACAAGGCCCCACAGAACTTGCAGGGTTAGGGGAGAAAATAAACCGGCTAAATCCTGCGGGGCAGCTTGGGGCTACCCTGGAGCGAGGTCTGGGCTCAGCCGGCGTGTAGGTCGCAAGGAAAGGTAGAGCCGCTCCTGCCCCACTAGCTGCTCGAGGGTCAGCTGTGGCCGACTGGGCGACGCTGACGTCCAGCCTCGGTGTTCCCTTACCTCCTCGGTCTCCACAGCGCCTCCTGGCGCCCATTTCACCGTTCTACCAAGATTGTCCCTTCCCTCACACCTTACCGCGAGCCTGGCAGAGGCTGACGTCATTTCCGCCACGAGTAGCACGCTTGCGCCAAGGTGATGGTTGCTCTTTCACTCGGACGGCTGCGCGGCTGCCGATTGGCTGCGTCAGCACGTCGGCGGGAGGTCGCACGACACTGTGCCGCCCCTCCCTCCGCGGCGCCTGCTCAGTAGAGCCAGCGGAGCCGGGTAGGTTGGCCAGGTGAGAGGAACTGCAGCGCGCCGCAGGACCGGACCGCTGAGCCTGAAGCCGACCCGCGCCGTGACCCGCGACCCTAGACCCCGACTCCCTTTGGCTCAGCCCGCGCGCCCCAGGCCCGGCCCGGGCGGCGCGACGGGAGGATGAGCGGCGGGCGGCGGAAGGAGGAGCCGCCTCAGCCGCAGCTGGCCAACGGGGCCCTCAAAGTCTCCGTCTGGAGCAAGGTGCTGCGGAGCGACGCGGCCTGGGAGGACAAGGTACGGTGGAGCCCGAACAGGGCGCGGACGCGAGGAGCCGGCTGGGACTCGGGGAACGGGAAGACTGGCCTGGGCCTGCCCTCGCCCCCGTTCCGGCGCTATCGAGTAGGGCAGTGGGGGCGGGTGGCCCAAGAGTATCAGAACAAACTTGGCGGGCACTGGGCGGACAGCTGGGCTTGGAGCTCCCCGAAGGGTGGCCTAAGGCCGAAGCCCCGTAGTTATGCGGAATTGACGAGGAGCGGGGAGAGGCTTTGTCATCCGCGGGCAGGGCTTGTGCCTGAACGGGGAAAGGGAGCTGAATTCGATTCGGCCTCCGCCTTTTATGTGCAGTAGGGTTTTGAGTAAGTTACTTGTCTCTTTCGAATTAACTAGTACAAACTAACACTAACAGACTTCTACTGAGAATGCTTTCTACGTGCCAGGTGCTCTCCTTGCGGAATCTAAGTCAGAATAGCTCTGAAGTGAGGGTACGGTGGTGGGTTAAAGCCTTTTGCACATAGTGAGGCTCGCTAATCTTGAGCTGTTGTTGCCTGTTGAATGAAAAGGACTGAATACTTTGATAAGCATGAGTCAAGAGGGGAGACTGAGACCACCCACTGGGTGAGTGTGAGGTATCGGGGTAGAGAAATGCCACCAAATACGTATTGGGACTTCAATACGTATTGGTTGGGACTTCAGGACGTTCTTACTCGTCCCATTCGGAGGATGCTTCGTAACTCTGCTCCGTGATCTGGAAGGGGTGATCACAAACCGCTTGATTCCAGGTAGTTTGGAAAGAGTATTATATTTGCAgtcatttctttggttttctgGGCTGCCGAAGTGGGATTTTCCTTCCTGAAGTTCCTGTAAGGGGGGATGGGAGGCACTTCCTGAAGGTGCCCTTGTtctgcccccagccctgcccaacTCTTGCAAAACCTGCAGTCTCTAATCTGctgtgtcatttctttcttttcttgtataaGGACTGGTTTCTGGAATCTAGGGCAGATCGGAAACCTGAGTTGTCTTCTGTGTTCTTCCATGAAACTTAAATATGCTGGCACCTGCCTCCAGCATTTTTGCTTCTAGTCCATATGTGCGGCCAGTAGCACGATTACTATCACAATCATTTCATTACAGGTCATATTATATATGCAGCTCTAGAATTTTGATTTAGAGCATAGATTCTGGAAGTGATCGCTTAATGATGTCTAAATGTATCATTTCTATCACATTTTAAGTAAGGTGAAACAGGAAGCACATACCGTTGCCTTTGGGGGAAACAAATTTTCTGGATGTGTTTAGCAGAAAGGTTTAATATTCCCCCCTCTGGCTGTACTATGGCACCCACCCCCAGATAATTCttgcattttctgtcttttctacaGGATGAATTTTTAGATGTGATCTACTGGTTCCGACAGATCATTGCTGTGGTACTGGGTGTCATTTGGGGAGTTTTACCATTACGAGGTTTCTTGGGAATAGCAGGGTAAGTCTTGGGTATCTTACATTTTCatggtatcatttttttttaaatagaggctttttttcctgttataGGAAAGGCCATTGCTGCTctggagctgtgtgtgtgtgatgaataGAGCAAAGCAGCGGCCCTACAATGGCACTCCTGGGTCTGGTGCACCACTCCTCAGGAGCATCTCAGGTCAGGCAGGTtaccttcctgccttcctgaagGCTGGGCAAGTCCATTCATTCATGGGTCTAAAGGGACCTCATGCAAGAGGCTATCACATTACTTGTTGGTGGCATGCCCTCTAGTTCTGCTGTGACCTTTGTTCCTGTGCAAGTTTGGGAAGTAGGAACTTCTGTATTTGAC
This is a stretch of genomic DNA from Papio anubis isolate 15944 chromosome 16, Panubis1.0, whole genome shotgun sequence. It encodes these proteins:
- the RAB5IF gene encoding uncharacterized protein RAB5IF isoform X3, translating into MSGGRRKEEPPQPQLANGALKVSVWSKVLRSDAAWEDKDEFLDVIYWFRQIIAVVLGVIWGVLPLRGFLGIAGSSGSSFTLPFIMTDGVQLPTAPYPVQRTLLITAQELDRWGTPAPWNLEDPCFLDRESVCWASVFSARVVT
- the RAB5IF gene encoding uncharacterized protein RAB5IF isoform X1, whose amino-acid sequence is MSGGRRKEEPPQPQLANGALKVSVWSKVLRSDAAWEDKDEFLDVIYWFRQIIAVVLGVIWGVLPLRGFLGIAGFCLINAGVLYLYFSNYLQIDEEEYGGTWELTKEGFMTSFALFMVIWIIFYTAIHYD
- the RAB5IF gene encoding uncharacterized protein RAB5IF isoform X2 translates to MSGGRRKEEPPQPQLANGALKVSVWSKVLRSDAAWEDKDEFLDVIYWFRQIIAVVLGVIWGVLPLRGFLGIAGFCLINAGVLYLYFSNYLQIDEEEYGGTWELTKEGFMTSFALFMCLSPH